TTCGATCAGGGCTGACACAGCGGCCCTTCTCGCGTCGAGATGGGCTGCGCATCCTTTGAGGATTTTTCCTTCAGGGCCAACAATGAAAGCTTTGTAACAGGGAACGCCCAACTCAGACGTGATGTCCAGGAATTGGATCCGGACACCCCCCTTTGTGCAACGTTGGGAAATGCCCCTTACTTGAGGATCGTCATAATCCAGCGAGAAACACCTCTCGCGGGAATAGGGCATAATCCTTTCCCCATCTCTTTCTATGACCTCAAGCAAACCATTCAGCTTGGCCTCCTCAAGGGTATTTCCCGAGGCAAGACCGGTGGAGGGTACGCCGGTTGTGAGGCTTATTTCATCAAGATTGCAGAACAGAAACACTATTTGGGCCGGCACATAGGCCGGATGTGCCCCCTTTTCATCCACACTTTCACCGGAAATCCAATAGAGAGGCTGGTTTTCATAGGGCGCCTCAAGACACATGTCGTTGGGGTCTAACACCTCAGAAGATCCTTTTTTCAAGTCTTCATAACGCGCATGAATCAATAGGTGGCCGTGTTTGTAATGGAGAGCCCTTTCAGAGTCAAAACCGGCAAAGGCCGAGCGCCTTTCAACTATTTCCATCAAGCACGAAGCCTTTGCCTGGTCAATATTGAGTCCCTTACCATAGCTCGTCTGGGTGCCGTTCAATTGCCAATGGTTTCTCCCCACGGACACGCTAACATGAAGATGCCACGGTATCTGAATGGCGTAAGGACTGAGGCTGCCCGGAGTTTTCATTTCCGGGCCCATCCTAAGGTCAACGGCTTTCAGCGCCTCCACGGCCTTTCGCGAGGTTTCCGCGGGATTGAATCCAGCCGCGGCGTCTCCTCTGGATATTGCCGGCGCGCGTTGACGCAGCAGGTCTGTGATGGGGACCACTCTCTTGTGCCAGGCATCCATTGTCTCACGATCAAAGAGAATGGGATGCTGTAAATCCTTTGGGAGGCTTGCCGGTTTGTGCCGGAGGATGTTTTCGGAAAACAGCTTGAGCCAGTAGGCTTTTTGGTCGAGGTCTTTTCTCAAGGACCAGTTGATATAGATCAAGGGTGTATTTCTTGCCAGGCTTTTAATGTCAGTTTTGCGGAATTCATTTTTCAAGGCACGCAATCTGTCGTTCAGGATGCAGGCTTCATACATCAGTGCCATAAGGTGGGGGTCGTCGTTTTTACCCCTTTCTATCAATTGGCGAGTCAAGTTTGGCCCGAAGGTTCCTGCCAGGTGCAAGAGATACTTATGCAAAAACTCATCGTTGGGATGTTCCCGGATGTAGTCAAGGCCGTCTTCAAAATCAAGATCCTTAACGGGCATGGGTGCAAACCATCCGGTCCCCAACTCTGTGCCCAGATGTTCGAGTTCATATCTCATGATGTGACGGGAGGTAAACACTTACTTCGGATAAAGTAAAGCGCTGGTCTTGTCAACACTGATTGGTCGTTGACAGCCATGCCGGATCTTTGTTATCAAGACAAGATTAAATCCAGTGAGGGAGGATCATGTTGGATTTTTCAAAGACTTTCGAGAAATACGAGGCCCTGGTTTCCGAGGCTGACAAGATTTTTAAGGCCGTGCAGGAAAGCCACGGGGATTGCGTGCGCTGCGAGGTCCATTGCTGTGACTGCTGCTATGCCGTGTTTGATCTCACGCTTGTCGAATCGGTCTATATCAACTACCATTTCAACAAATCGCTCGCCAGGAAAGAGCGTCGTCCGATTATCAGACGGGCCGAAAAAGCAGATCGCAAATATTATCAGATCAAACAAAAGCTTCAGAAAATGTACATAGACAAGGGAAAACCTCCTGAAGAGGTATTTTCGCAGTTGGCCCAGGAGCGAGTACAATGTCCCCTTCTCAATGACAAGGACCTGTGTGACCTGTATGCCCGGCGGCCCATTACGTGCAGAGTCTATGGCATTCCGACCTCGATCGGGGGGGCTGCCCATATTTGCGGAAAAGCCGGTTTTAAGGAGGGGGTCGCCTATCCCACGGTCAATCTCGACAATATGAATGACCGCCTTTTTGAGCTGTCTAAAGAACTTCTTGATGAGATTGGATCAAAGAACTCAAAGATGCATATGGGGCTTGTGCCTGTTTCAGTGGCCTTGATGACTGACTATGACGAACAATATTTTGGGGTTTGATTGAGGAGGTACCCATATGCGGAAACTGTCCCCTGAAGAGGAAGAAAGAAAGAAATTCATTTTTGACAGCATGTCTCCCAGGCGGCAAAAGCACATCCTCAAAAAAGAAGGCTACGACGAATGGGATCCCTTTATTGAGCCAAAAGATCCCATTGATATGCGTACGGCGAAGTCGAACCATACAGCCATTCAGTTGGCCAGGGAATTCCTGGCTACCTGGGACACGCAAGAATATAGCAATGACTTCGGCCAGGGGGTCTGGGAAATCTGTCTGGGAATCATTAAGGACGACGACCGGTATAAGGGTATGTACGAATTTTCCTGTTGGTACCGGGAATTGCTGAAAAAACAGGGTCAGGCGTGACCGGAGGATGCCGTCATCTACAGGTGTTCACTTAAACCCGACAAACATAGGCCCAACAAATACGCTGAAAATGTCGTCTTGGTCAAATCCGCAATCTATACTGTTTTCAAGGCGTGAGCCGCAAATTCGCAATCCTATATGTCTGCCCATTTTCTCTTCATTCATATCAACCTGTTAGCTCCCATTGCGTCTCCGGATACCATCCCCATATCCGAGGCCACAATACTTGCCCATTTGAAAAACCACGGGTTCACCGGAGAGATCCTGGGGGACTTTGCCGACAGCCCCCTGAAACCCAGGGTTTTGGCAAAGGCCATCCACACGAACCAACCGCTTGTCATCGGCTTTACTGCTTACCAGGAAAACATAGAGCAGATAAGGCTCTGGGCCCGGTTTGCCAAGAAGTTATCCCCTGCTGTCAAGATCATTATCGGAGGGCCTCAGGTAACCTTCATGCCAGGCGAGGGCTTGAAACATATGCCGGAGATCGATTTTCTTTGCAGGGGCGAAGGGGAGGATGTCATGTTGGGTCTTGCGCAGGCCCTTACAGAGGGGACAGATATCAGCGCTGTCCGGGGGCTGTGTCTCCTGCAGGAAGATGAAATCATTGAGACCGGTGTGGCACATGGCGCGAAAGACCTCGATACGTATGCCTCTCCGTATCTGATGGACCTGATCGATTTGCGGCACAAGCAACGGGTGGTGATGTTAACCTCACGGGGATGCTCCTACCAGTGTGCCTTCTGTTACACTCCAAGAGCGAGCGGCGGCAGGGTCAGATTTTATTCGCCGGAGCGGATTACGGCGGAGATGAAACACCTCAAGTCCAAAGGTATCACGGCATTTTGGTTTGCTGATACGAATTTTTCCGTTTCTCGAAAGCGTCTGGTCACCCTTCTTGAGGCCATCATTAGAGAGGCGCCGGGGATTAGCTTCTGGTGCCAGACCAGATACGATCTTGTTAACCGTGAACTGCTATCCTTGCTCAGCCGCGCCGGCGCCGATAATGTGGCCTACGGACTTGAGTCGGCGAACCCTGCAGTTCTTGAAAAGATTAAGAAACCGATTGATCTGGAGCGCCTTTCGGAGGTTATTCGCCTGACCCAGGAGGCCGGCATGAATGTGGAACTCTTCAGCATGTTTGGTCTTGCCGGGGAAAGCATTGACCAGGCGCTGGGCACCCTGGCATTTGTAAAAAATAACCGGGTGGCCGTCGAAGGGAACTCCATATCCCAGCAAGCCCATCTTTTTTTCGGCACCCCCATGAGTGATGACCCCGCAGGATACGGTATCCGTCCTTTTCGCTACACACGACCTGCTTACTTGAGTGTATGCAGAGACTACGAGACCGATACCATGTCGGCTGATGAAATCCGACGTATGAGTCTGATATGGAGGTTAAACCGTAACGATCTTGCCGAAGATGTGCGGGCAGGCAGAAATCTTTTCCACAGGGCCGCATTTATTACTCAAAACCGCAGCGCCCTGACGGATCGGCCTGAGGCCACCTGTTTGCTGGCCCGCATATATCTTGCCCTTGAAGAATATGGAGCGGCTCTGGATTGCATGAGGCTTTTGGACAAAGACTTTCCCGGAAACCCGGCTGTTAAAGAGCTTCTGCAAGGCCCCTTTTTGTGTTTCAAGGTGAGCCGGGAGACGGCCCGGCCCGGATTCAGGGTGATATACGACTGCCAGGGTAAGGCTGATGGCAGGGTGGTGCCTCTAACATGCGCCAGGTTTCAGGAAGCGATACTTGGCAAGGAAACGCTCTTGCCGGAATTCGAGAAGCGCCTTGTGGGTATGGGGCCGGGGGAGTACGCACGATTTGACATGACCTTTCCGGTTGCCTATGGGCAGAGGGATCTGGCCGGCAAAGTCGTCACCTTTCGAGTTCACGTGCATCACACCATGGAACCGATGACAGTAAAAAACTACCAGGACCTGGATGAGGAGACATTGCGTAACGCATACGCGTTGGAGGATACGCAAGCATTGCGGCAACACAATATCGACCTTTTTTACAAGACGCTTCGTGGAGCCACGATAAAGGGCGTGATGCCTGAGATAAGCGATGCTTTGATGCTCATAAACCTTTATCTTAAGCTTGGATTTGTGGACCCGGCGACCGTTCTCACCAAGGGACTTCCGGGAAATCCAGTAATCCGGTCCCATGCAGCCCATATATTTCGTGTGAATGCCAAGCCGGAGAAGGCGCTGGAGATACTGAACGAGACAGGAGAAGACGGACCGAGGGCAAGGTTGGTCCGGGCACAGACCCTTTTTGATTTGAACAGACTGGAAGAATCCGAGGCGATTGCCAAGGACTTGAATCTGCCGAACAATATCCAGCTTGAGGAGCTTCGGGTAAAACTCGCTGCCAGGCTAGGCCTGTCCGTGGAAACTTATCTTGACAGGGAGGAGAGGCTCCTGGATGCAAAGACGCAGGCGATATTGTGAGGCCAAGGGGCTCCTCAACCGCCAGAAATTCTGAGACGTTCGCTCAGCGGACGGACTTTGAGTACTTAAGCTTCACAAAGACGAAGGCACCCAGGCCGCTCCTGTAGGCCGGACGGCCGCCCAGGACTCTGTGATCACCGGGGTGGTAGCCGTCAAGGTATCTTATTTCATAGTCCTTGTCGGCTTCCATGTCCAATGCCTTATCCCAATCGTCATCACAGGCACAGGCAATGGCTTCCATCAAAGCGTCTCCGAGATTGTGTCCGGTCACGTCATAGACGCCAACGGCTCCGCAGGGGCAAAGCCACTTGAAAAAGTCCCCTTCGCGTCTGGGGTCTACTTCCGGGGGTCTCCCGAAGGCCTGTCCGCAGAAAGGGCAGCGCGGTTTCTCTGATTCTCTGTAGGCTGGGGACAAGGTGGACATCTTAGTTTGAAAGATTAGGAAATTTGAAAATTCGTATTTCTTTCGGATTTGCGGGTGACGCCTTGAAAACAGCACGATATTCGGATTTGCGGCTGCCGCCTTGAGAACAGTACCGATTTATGATGCAACCTTAGGCCGTGCCTTATGATCCAAAATCTAAAACAGATAATATACAACACAGTCATCGAAGCCAACAGAAAAATGACCCCCGGTGAGGTCGAAAAGGCTGTTGCCGGTATCAGTGGTATCGACAGAAAGACTGTCAGGCTTGCTATCAAGGATTTGGTCGGTCTGGGGGAGCTCAGCTACACATATCTTTATGGCACCAGCTTCTTGGAAAAATCATTTGACAGGCCGGTGCGGATTTCCAAAAGGATTGTGATCAAGCCGCCCGGCAAGGCGTACCGACCACAACCGGAAGAGGTGGTAATCGATCTGGCAGCCGGAGCAGCTTTTGGAAATGGTGCCCATCCAACTACCTGTCTGGCCTTGCAAGCCTTGGATTTTGCCTTAGGTGATAAAATTGAGTCACAGCGCAAGCCCTCCGTGACAGGGTTAGATGTCGGGACAGGCACGGGCGTGCTGGCTATTGCATTGGCTAAACTGGGTGTTCAAGAAGTCATTGGCATTGACATTGATGCCTGTGCCATATCCGAGGCAACGCAAAACGTCTGCTTGAACAATCTTGCTGCACGAGTTGCCATCTCGAACGCGCCATTGGAGGACCTCAAGACGTGCTTTTCCGTTGTTGTGGCCAATTTGGCTTACCCAACGCTCAGGAGGCTATCATCCCTTCTATCAGAAAAGATGGAGCAAAATGGGGTTTTGGTTCTTTCAGGTTTCAAGGAGCCCGCATCGAAAGATCTTGGAAAAACCTATGCAGAACAAGGCCTCAGATTGATCCGGGAAGAAACAGACCGCGAATGGGTCTGTCTTGTGTTACGTAAGTCCTGAACCACATATTGCCACTTCATGCAAAAAAACTCTGCATTATCTTGCCAAATTCTTCTCCACGCCACGCAGTGGAAGGTCTTGTTGCTTCAGATACGAGAATGTCTTGTCTTAAGAAAGGTAGAAAATCAGAAACCCGTGGGATAATTACTCTTACCACCGGGAAATTCAACACCGGATGGGTGTGGTCTAATATTATACAATCGGTATCGAACAGTTTACATATCCTTTTGAGTTCCTCAATCTCGCCAAGAACATCTTTGATTTTCATGTTCTTATAAGTTGTAGTTTCTCCTTGTTCAAGAAATGAGATGTCTTTTAGAGAAATACTGCATTTCATCAGCAAGTAATGATCATTAACGTGAGACCTGTGGACAACTGGTCTATCCAACTGTGGACGGGGAGCTAATAGAGTTTCCCGGCCTTGCATGCTTTCCGTAAAGCACCTTGTCAGACCTTCGTCCAGATTGAAAGACACGCCCGGTATCAATATTCTATGTTCCAGGCGATCAGGGCGCAGGTTGTTGTTGATGAAGAGAACGCCTATGGCGGGCAACAGTCCGTCAAGAGAAAGATCCTTAATTATCATATCAACATTGTTTTCCTGATAGAATCTAATCATGTCCCTTATGGCTGGATTGTCCACGGAATCCAAATCAATTGAGGGAACTGTTTTTTCGGGTTTGATTACTTTTATTTGGACATGACGTTCAAATATTTCACATGTGGCCTGAATCATCGCCTCTTCGATTGTATTTCCCGCCGCCATCCCGTTAGACCCGTGAATATATGCAATAAAATTGGCCGGAACCTTCACTGTCTCTTTATGGACTATTGAAAAACCGTCAACCCAATGACTGGCCATTCTGCTGTTCTTGATGTCCTCAATGTCTCTGCCTGTCAGATGACGTTCGTTGGCCAGCAAGGTTTCTATCCTTAGGGGATTGTCCAAATCGTCCTGGTGGGCGTGTACATATCCCCCCATCCACTCAGAATTTAGAAACCTGTCAGTTGCTTCGTTGTAAAGGGCGGGAGCGTTAAACCTTACCTGTTCTTCAAAAACCGGATAGAACAGCCCGGCGCTGAGCCGTTCAGCCAGTTCTGCATAGGCGCTGGCCTCCGCAAGCTCCGGGGTGATGCCTTTTCCATTACAGACGATTCTGATTGAATCAATCCATGTCCGCCCCCAATAGATAGTGTCCGACACCCGAAAGGCGGCGTATCCAACGTCGAGCCCCAATTTTCGTAACCCGTCCTTTATTCTGTGAATTGTATTGGACGGAATGTCGCATTTGCCATACTCGTTTCTGACCCGATTCTGAAATTCCATTCAGACTCTTACTCCCGAGGATAGAATGATACAGAACTCCCTTTTTTGTGCGGTAGTATACGGAGATATGGCCTTGTGTGTCAAGGTTGATGAAGTCGTAAAAAGTCGTCACTCCGGTGAAAACCGGAGTCCAGAGCCTTTGTAACTTGCTGAATAAACTGGGTTCCGGCTTTCGCCCGCCTGCGGGCCAGAGCCTATGGCGGAGAGCCCGGAATGACAGTCCGCCGGAGGCGGATTTCGACTTTTTACGAGACCGTCAGGGTCAAAGGGGCCACAATATGTACCGCTTTTGGATTGGGTTGTGGCTTCATCCGTTTCATTGATGCTTCACTGCTCTTGACAGGAGAGCAGTGTTGTAATATACGAAACTGATCTTTTGGAATTGGCATAATTACCGTGTAAAAAAAAGTTCTGCGAACGGAAGGGGGGGTGCGCGTTTTCGGCAGGAAGCATATCGTATGAAGAGGAATTATCTTCTTTTGAGTCCGCCGGAGGCGGACGTTATATAAAATCGCAGAGCGATTTTATGAAGCGATTTTATTGAGGAGGTGTGCAGATGGCAGACTATTACATCAATGTCTTCTTGGATGATGCAAAACTCAAGCAGGTTGAAGATGCCGGGTTGACCGACAAGATTCAAGAAATAGATGGCAAGAAAGCGATTCAGGTAGAGGTCAACAAGAAGGAACAAAAGAAGCTTGTGAAAGGCTTCCCGGAATTAACCTTTGATTCTTCGAATGCCGGCGTACTTCCAGAAAACGGAGAGAATATCTTGATGGGCTTTATAACGGATAATAAGAGCCTGGACATCATGAAGTATGCAATTATACAGCTTTACAAGCCTCTTGCTGGAAGGGATATATCCGGAAGGGGCACGGGGGCGCGTTAGTGATGTGCAACGATGAAACTCTACAATCCTTTTGCAGGCAAGGCGCCTCGTTCGATTTTAACGAGGGCTCATGTCATTGAATAATTTGCAGGTGGTATGCCGGCTTCTATGAAGAACATGCCACTTAAGGAGGGAATGGGCCCTTGGACTTATTCCCTCCTTTTTTGGCCCGTTTAGTTGGCAAAAGCGTCAACGAGCCAAACGGGCTCAATGGGCAGACCGGTCCAACGGCTCAATGGGTACACAGGCCAAAGGGGAACTTTGTGAAAGAACCAAAAACAACCAGAGAATATATTGAGGAACAGGTACGGACACTTGCCAAGAGCCCAGAGTGCGGCACCACGCATTATAACCTCGCCGTGGGCCTGATCGCTGAAGGTAAGTGGAATGATGCTGTGGAAGAACTTATGGCAGCCGTAAATGAATGCCCCACCCTTGGAGAGGCTTACGTGGCGCTGGGTGGCATCTCTTTGCATAAGGGAGACTTGAACGCCTGCATCAGGTATAATAAGCAGGCGATTGAGGTCAGGCCAAAATTTGCCCAACCCTATGGAAATATTGGTTTTGCCTATGTGCAGAGGGGTGAACCGGAGACGGCGGTTGATTTCCTGGAAAAAGCGGTCTCCATTAACCCAGAGTTTATCCAGGCCCACAGTACCCTTGCAAGCGCCTATATCATGCAGGGCAGACTGGACGATGCCATTGCTGCTGCCAACAGGGCCCTGGAGCTTGATGCCACCTTTGCGGTTGCCCACAACAACCTTGCCCTGGCTTATTTTGAGAAGGGAGCCTATAAGCAGGCTATTGAGTATTGCGATAAGGCCCTGGCCAACGGATTTGACGTTGAGGCGAAGTTTTTGAAAGAGCTGGAGCAGTATCGGTGAGTCTACGTTTGGGACTTTCCATACGCCTTGTATGGCCGTCCATGGCGGCGTGGGGTGCTGGGCTTGGCATAATAGGTGCCTAAAGTGCCTAAAATTATATCGGAATCCCTGAATCGGAAATGCTCTTAACACCTACATCCTTAGCTCGCTTTCATCATCGCTTGAATCTTCCCAATTTGGGCGAATCCCGTGAGTCACCTCATTGGCGCTCCGAACCAGAGCTTTGACTGAAGTCCACCAACCCAGGATTAAGTGCCTCTTCCCAACCCCTCAAGGTCCTGTCCCCTTCAATGACCACATGTTCCAGGCTCCCATGCGCGTGACTCGTTGCGAGGCTGGTGCGCGTGACGTTTCTGCCTTAAGTTATAGCGGGTATTTTGAGGGGATTACGCAGGTCATCTC
This Deltaproteobacteria bacterium DNA region includes the following protein-coding sequences:
- a CDS encoding YcaO-like family protein, which translates into the protein MEFQNRVRNEYGKCDIPSNTIHRIKDGLRKLGLDVGYAAFRVSDTIYWGRTWIDSIRIVCNGKGITPELAEASAYAELAERLSAGLFYPVFEEQVRFNAPALYNEATDRFLNSEWMGGYVHAHQDDLDNPLRIETLLANERHLTGRDIEDIKNSRMASHWVDGFSIVHKETVKVPANFIAYIHGSNGMAAGNTIEEAMIQATCEIFERHVQIKVIKPEKTVPSIDLDSVDNPAIRDMIRFYQENNVDMIIKDLSLDGLLPAIGVLFINNNLRPDRLEHRILIPGVSFNLDEGLTRCFTESMQGRETLLAPRPQLDRPVVHRSHVNDHYLLMKCSISLKDISFLEQGETTTYKNMKIKDVLGEIEELKRICKLFDTDCIILDHTHPVLNFPVVRVIIPRVSDFLPFLRQDILVSEATRPSTAWRGEEFGKIMQSFFA
- a CDS encoding YcaO-like family protein gives rise to the protein MRYELEHLGTELGTGWFAPMPVKDLDFEDGLDYIREHPNDEFLHKYLLHLAGTFGPNLTRQLIERGKNDDPHLMALMYEACILNDRLRALKNEFRKTDIKSLARNTPLIYINWSLRKDLDQKAYWLKLFSENILRHKPASLPKDLQHPILFDRETMDAWHKRVVPITDLLRQRAPAISRGDAAAGFNPAETSRKAVEALKAVDLRMGPEMKTPGSLSPYAIQIPWHLHVSVSVGRNHWQLNGTQTSYGKGLNIDQAKASCLMEIVERRSAFAGFDSERALHYKHGHLLIHARYEDLKKGSSEVLDPNDMCLEAPYENQPLYWISGESVDEKGAHPAYVPAQIVFLFCNLDEISLTTGVPSTGLASGNTLEEAKLNGLLEVIERDGERIMPYSRERCFSLDYDDPQVRGISQRCTKGGVRIQFLDITSELGVPCYKAFIVGPEGKILKGCAAHLDARRAAVSALIEVPFHSSWFSSMAKPEGLKTIKLDHLPDYSSGDISQDLRLLERLLVINGYRPIYVNLTRKDLDIPVVKALVPGLEMFAEFDRFSTLSLRQFVHYLKASQ
- a CDS encoding tetratricopeptide repeat protein, whose translation is MKEPKTTREYIEEQVRTLAKSPECGTTHYNLAVGLIAEGKWNDAVEELMAAVNECPTLGEAYVALGGISLHKGDLNACIRYNKQAIEVRPKFAQPYGNIGFAYVQRGEPETAVDFLEKAVSINPEFIQAHSTLASAYIMQGRLDDAIAAANRALELDATFAVAHNNLALAYFEKGAYKQAIEYCDKALANGFDVEAKFLKELEQYR
- a CDS encoding 50S ribosomal protein L11 methyltransferase; translated protein: MIQNLKQIIYNTVIEANRKMTPGEVEKAVAGISGIDRKTVRLAIKDLVGLGELSYTYLYGTSFLEKSFDRPVRISKRIVIKPPGKAYRPQPEEVVIDLAAGAAFGNGAHPTTCLALQALDFALGDKIESQRKPSVTGLDVGTGTGVLAIALAKLGVQEVIGIDIDACAISEATQNVCLNNLAARVAISNAPLEDLKTCFSVVVANLAYPTLRRLSSLLSEKMEQNGVLVLSGFKEPASKDLGKTYAEQGLRLIREETDREWVCLVLRKS
- a CDS encoding radical SAM protein, yielding MSAHFLFIHINLLAPIASPDTIPISEATILAHLKNHGFTGEILGDFADSPLKPRVLAKAIHTNQPLVIGFTAYQENIEQIRLWARFAKKLSPAVKIIIGGPQVTFMPGEGLKHMPEIDFLCRGEGEDVMLGLAQALTEGTDISAVRGLCLLQEDEIIETGVAHGAKDLDTYASPYLMDLIDLRHKQRVVMLTSRGCSYQCAFCYTPRASGGRVRFYSPERITAEMKHLKSKGITAFWFADTNFSVSRKRLVTLLEAIIREAPGISFWCQTRYDLVNRELLSLLSRAGADNVAYGLESANPAVLEKIKKPIDLERLSEVIRLTQEAGMNVELFSMFGLAGESIDQALGTLAFVKNNRVAVEGNSISQQAHLFFGTPMSDDPAGYGIRPFRYTRPAYLSVCRDYETDTMSADEIRRMSLIWRLNRNDLAEDVRAGRNLFHRAAFITQNRSALTDRPEATCLLARIYLALEEYGAALDCMRLLDKDFPGNPAVKELLQGPFLCFKVSRETARPGFRVIYDCQGKADGRVVPLTCARFQEAILGKETLLPEFEKRLVGMGPGEYARFDMTFPVAYGQRDLAGKVVTFRVHVHHTMEPMTVKNYQDLDEETLRNAYALEDTQALRQHNIDLFYKTLRGATIKGVMPEISDALMLINLYLKLGFVDPATVLTKGLPGNPVIRSHAAHIFRVNAKPEKALEILNETGEDGPRARLVRAQTLFDLNRLEESEAIAKDLNLPNNIQLEELRVKLAARLGLSVETYLDREERLLDAKTQAIL
- a CDS encoding YkgJ family cysteine cluster protein; the encoded protein is MMLDFSKTFEKYEALVSEADKIFKAVQESHGDCVRCEVHCCDCCYAVFDLTLVESVYINYHFNKSLARKERRPIIRRAEKADRKYYQIKQKLQKMYIDKGKPPEEVFSQLAQERVQCPLLNDKDLCDLYARRPITCRVYGIPTSIGGAAHICGKAGFKEGVAYPTVNLDNMNDRLFELSKELLDEIGSKNSKMHMGLVPVSVALMTDYDEQYFGV